The following are encoded together in the Lactuca sativa cultivar Salinas chromosome 1, Lsat_Salinas_v11, whole genome shotgun sequence genome:
- the LOC111916809 gene encoding uncharacterized protein LOC111916809 isoform X1 yields the protein MGHKKRNVATRSKAGTAAVNTPPAPPSFPIGNDSSDGVEASSLSTEHNLGVHSSTVQIVQRKTDVPLAIESDSYSTVKVECEKALTALRRGNHKKALRLMKEMCGKHESSNQLALIHRVQGTICVKVASIIDDPNAKQRHLKNAIDSAKKAVMLSPSSIEFAHFYANLLYESANEGKDYEEVVQECERALAVENPVDPGKESLQDESQQKILSADARIGHVQNELRSLVQKSNIASISSWMKNLGNGEEKFRLIPLRRVPDDPMDVRLVQARRPNEIKKANKTDEERKKEIEVKVAAARLLQQKLESSQSQTDGDKSSELSSGSSQRVGERRKSAKVKKNATSAERKDCVHPFWKSMNLNSKKDLFKISVSDLKAHFRSLKDGLAYEVVSEALSFGEANNSWKFWMCCRCNEKFPDPELHMQHVISEHMGSLLPNLQEMLPPSVDNEWTEMLLTFPWKALDVNAAINMVEMQSGSLAASFDDRPYFHPDSWPLAEDIERTKLLEKIHSSFQLLIKHKYLAASHLTKVIQFAVDELHSRLLNCGVDQSPICICFLGATELRKVLKFLQEISHSCGLSRYSEKGNLLEDLNRSTRVIEMTEKIVFNEDRSCLLLEPCLLNSVGSENGLVYDDDSLLSWIFSGPTSGEQLTFWTQSREERVHQGMETLQMLEKEFNHLHALCERKLEHTSYEEALQQVEDLCLEEGKKREYSTESTRQSYEFVLRKRHEDLMVSCDDAMPPVNKFEVDALANVLKEAESLNVNQFGFVNAHLCDLESGEDDYLHQVDSCIEVAIQKQKEQLSIEIQLSKIDARIMRTVTGMQQLESKLSPASVHDFGLIVVPLVKSFLRALLEDLAEKDATEKSDAAREAFLAELALDSKKGAGNDKLKDKKKNRDYRKIKDSKAINNSEVHILAHENAETVDENEDAFNQLKDEAMRRKIELEAEERKLEETLEYQRRIENEAKQKHLAEQLKNNHADNELRSSRQEPLKQNNEGIAEDAVLLFDQKTGRKSRRQKNATKLIDGKQQPVLLEKENVEVGQILLIKGVEDDNNSSYSGETGTKTLRQLQAEEDDEERFQADLLKAVRQSLEGEGSRVTSIEVFSDKAKAKANANASDVYGTGLKNEAGEYNCFLNVIIQSLWHLRRFREEFLRRSTSAHRHVGDPCVTCALYEIFIALNTASMETRGESVAPTSLRIALSNLYPDSSFFQEAQMNDASEVLGVIFHCLHESFISGDSDIIKQVESNGNVAGGWECANSGCTAHSLFGMDIFEQMNCYNCGLESRRMKYTTFFHQINANALRTMKVMCPESSFDELLNLVEMNHQLACDPEDAGCGKLNYIHHILSTPPHVFTTVLGWQNTCESVEDIKATLATLATEIDISVLYRGLDPMNRHCLVSVVCYYGQHYHCFAYSHDHQQWMMYDDNTVKVIGRWEDVLTMCEKGHLQPQVLFYEAVH from the exons ATGGGGCATAAGAAGCGGAACGTTGCCACTCGCTCCAAAGCGGGGACAGCTGCTGTTAATACTCCTCCAGCCCCGCCGTCGTTTCCAATCGGTAACGACAGCAGCGATGGTGTTGAGGCTAGTTCACTCTCTACGGAACATAATTTAGGTGTGCATTCGTCGACTGTTCAAATAGTACAACGAAAAACTGATGTTCCTTTAGCGATTGAATCGGATAGTTACTCTACTGTGAAAGTCGAGTGTGAGAAAGCCTTAACTGCACTCAGACGAGGGAACCATAAAAAAGCCCTACGCTTGATGAAGGAGATGTGTGGAAAACATGAGAGTTCGAATCAGTTGGCGCTGATTCACAGGGTGCAAGGAACCATCTGTGTTAAGGTTGCTTCCATTATTGATGATCCCAATGCAAAGCAGCGGCATTTGAAGAATGCAATTGATTCGGCTAAAAAGGCAGTGATGTTGTCACCAAGTTCAATTGAGTTTGCACATTTTTATGCAAATTTGTTGTATGAATCAGCTAATGAAGGGAAGGATTATGAAGAGGTGGTGCAGGAGTGTGAGCGTGCTTTGGCTGTTGAGAATCCTGTAGATCCAGGAAAGGAGAGTTTACAGGATGAGAGCCAGCAGAAGATCTTGTCTGCTGATGCAAGGATTGGGCATGTACAGAATGAACTCCGGTCATTGGTTCAGAAGTCCAACATTGCTTCAATTTCGTCTTGGATGAAGAATCTAGGAAATGGGGAGGAAAAGTTTAGGCTCATTCCTCTTAGGAGAGTTCCGGATGACCCCATGGATGTAAGGTTAGTGCAAGCCAGAAGGCCAAATGAAATTAAGAAAGCAAATAAGACAGACGAAGAACGCAAGAAAGAGATTGAAGTAAAAGTGGCTGCAGCAAGGCTGTTGCAACAGAAGTTAGAGTCATCCCAATCCCAAACTGATGGAGATAAGAGTTCAGAACTTTCTTCTGGATCTAGCCAACGTGTGGGTGAACGGAGGAAGAGTGCGAAGGTGAAAAAGAATGCAACATCTGCTGAGAGAAAGGATTGTGTTCATCCTTTTTGGAAGTCCATGAACTTGAATTCAAAGAAAGACTTGTTCAAGATTAGTGTATCAGATCTTAAGGCCCATTTTAGATCACTAAAAGATGGATTGGCTTATGAAGTCGTTTCGGAAGCTTTGTCCTTCGGGGAAGCTAATAATAGTTGGAAATTTTGGATGTGCTGCAGATGCAATGAGAAATTTCCAGATCCTGAACTGCACATGCAGCATGTTATAAGTGAGCACATGGGTAGCTTATTGCCCAATTTGCAGGAAATGTTGCCTCCAAGTGTAGACAATGAGTGGACTGAAATGCTTCTAACATTCCCTTGGAAAGCACTTGATGTCAATGCTGCGATCAATATGGTCGAAATGCAATCAGGTTCATTAGCTGCTAGCTTTGATGACAGACCATATTTCCATCCTGACAGCTGGCCACTTGCTGAAGACATTGAGCGGACAAAGCTACTTGAAAAAATTCATTCGTCATTCCAGTTGCTTATTAAACATAAATACCTTGCAGCTAGTCATCTTACTAAGGTTATACAGTTTGCAGTGGATGAGCTACATTCTCGGCTCCTTAATTGCGGTGTGGATCAATCACCCATTTGCATATGCTTTCTGGGAGCAACCGAACTTAGGAAAGTGCTCAAATTCTTGCAAGAGATATCTCATTCTTGTGGACTAAGTAGGTATTCAGAGAAAGGTAATCTTCTGGAAGACTTGAATAGGTCCACCCGTGTGATTGAAATGACTGAAAAGATAGTATTCAATGAAGATAGGTCATGTCTCTTGTTAGAGCCGTGTCTTCTTAATAGTGTTGGCTCTGAAAATGGGTTGGTATATGATGATGATTCTTTATTGTCATGGATATTTTCGGGTCCCACAAGTGGGGAACAGTTGACATTCTGGACGCAGTCTAGAGAGGAGAGGGTGCATCAAGGAATGGAGACTCTACAGATGCTTGAAAAGGAATTTAATCATCTTCATGCGTTATGTGAAAGAAAGTTAGAGCATACAAGCTATGAAGAAGCTTTGCAGCAAGTGGAAGATCTCTGTCTAGAAGAAGGTAAGAAAAGGGAATACTCTACAGAATCTACacgacaaagttatgaatttgttTTGAGGAAGCGACATGAAGATCTTATGGTGAGCTGCGATGATGCCATGCCACCTGTCAACAAATTTGAGGTGGATGCCTTggcaaatgttttaaaagaagcTGAATCTTTGAATGTTAACCAGTTTGGGTTTGTGAATGCTCATCTATGTGACTTGGAATCTGGTGAAGATGACTATCTGCATCAAGTGGATTCTTGTATAGAAGTTGCAATCCAGAAGCAGAAAGAACAGTTGTCGATTGAG ATACAGCTCAGCAAAATTGATGCAAGAATCATGCGAACTGTAACTGGAATGCAGCAGTTGGAATCTAAGCTCAGTCCTGCATCTGTCCATGATTTTGGACTCATAGTTGTGCCTCTAGTAAAGTCTTTCTTGCGG GCACTCCTAGAAGATTTGGCAGAGAAAGATGCCACAGAGAAGTCGGATGCTGCAAGAGAAGCTTTTCTAGCAGAACTTGCTCTAGATTCTAAAAAGGGGGCTGGTAATGATAAgctaaaagataaaaaaaagaaCAGGGATTATAGAAAAATAAAGGATTCTAAG GCTATAAACAATAGTGAGGTACATATTTTAGCCCATGAGAATGCAGAAACTGTTGATGAAAATGAAGATGCTTTTAACCAACTGAAAGATGAAGCAATGCGTAGAAAAATTGAGCTTGAAGCTGAGGAAAGAAAGCTTGAAGAAACTTTGGAATACCAAAGACGGATTGAGAATGAGGCAAAACAAAAGCATCTTGCAGAGCAACTTAAAAATAATCATGCAGACAATGAATTAAGATCTTCAAGGCAG GAACCACTGAAACAGAATAATGAAGGGATTGCAGAAGATGCTGTTTTGCTTTTCGATCAGAAAACAGGAAGAAAAAGTAGGCGCCAAAAAAATGCCACCAAATTAATTGATGGGAAGCAGCAACCTGTGTTGTTGGAGAAGGAAAATGTTGAAGTTGGACAAATTCTGCTCATAAAGGGTGTTGAAGATGATAACA ATAGTTCTTATTCAGGAGAAACTGGAACAAAGACATTGAGGCAGTTGCAAGCAGAAGAGGATGATGAAGAAAGATTCCAAGCTGATCTTTTAAAAGCTGTACGCCAAAGccttg AAGGGGAAGGCTCTCGTGTTACATCTATAGAAGTATTCTCTGACAAGGCAAAGGCAAAGGCAAATGCAAATGCAAGCGATGTATATGGTACAGGCCTGAAGAATGAAGCTGGTGAATACAACTGCTTTTTAAATGTCATTATTCAG TCGTTATGGCATTTGAGAAGGTTCAGGGAAGAGTTTTTGAGGAGGTCCACATCAGCTCATCGCCATGTTGGCGATCCATGTGTGACTTGTGCTTTGTATGAGATTTTTATAGCTTTGAATACGGCTTCAATGGAGACAAGAGGTGAATCTGTTGCTCCTACTTCTCTGAGGATTGCTCTGAGCAATTTGTATCCAGACAGTAGTTTCTTTCAGGAG GCTCAAATGAACGATGCTTCTGAAGTATTGGGAGTGATATTTCATTGCCTTCACGAGTCATTTATATCTGGTGATTCTGATATTATTAAACAAGTGGAAAGCAATGGCAATGTGGCAGGTGGTTGGGAATGTGCAAACAGTGGGTGTACAGCACATTCTCTTTTTGGAATGGACATTTTTGAACAGATGAATTGCTACAATTGTGGGTTGGAATCTAGACGTATGAAATACACCACTTTCTTTCACCAAATCAATGCCAATGCCCTCAGGACTATGAAG GTTATGTGTCCAGAGAGCTCATTTGATGAGCTGTTAAACCTTGTTGAGATGAATCATCAGTTAGCTTGTGATCCTGAGGATGCTGGATGTGGGAAGCTTAACtatattcatcatattctttctaCTCCACCTCATGTTTTCACAACAG TGCTTGGATGGCAGAATACTTGTGAAAGTGTTGAAGATATAAAGGCCACATTGGCAACCCTAGCTACTGAAATTGATATCAGTGTTCTTTATCGTGGCCTTGATCCCATGAACAGGCATTGTCTAGTTTCAGTG GTGTGTTATTACGGGCAGCACTACCATTGCTTTGCCTACAGTCACGATCATCAACAGTGGATGATGTATGATGACAACACAGTCaag GTGATTGGAAGGTGGGAAGATGTCCTTACAATGTGTGAAAAAGGACATCTGCAACCCCAGGTTCTTTTCTATGAAGCTGTACACTAA
- the LOC111916809 gene encoding uncharacterized protein LOC111916809 isoform X3, whose amino-acid sequence MGHKKRNVATRSKAGTAAVNTPPAPPSFPIGNDSSDGVEASSLSTEHNLGVHSSTVQIVQRKTDVPLAIESDSYSTVKVECEKALTALRRGNHKKALRLMKEMCGKHESSNQLALIHRVQGTICVKVASIIDDPNAKQRHLKNAIDSAKKAVMLSPSSIEFAHFYANLLYESANEGKDYEEVVQECERALAVENPVDPGKESLQDESQQKILSADARIGHVQNELRSLVQKSNIASISSWMKNLGNGEEKFRLIPLRRVPDDPMDVRLVQARRPNEIKKANKTDEERKKEIEVKVAAARLLQQKLESSQSQTDGDKSSELSSGSSQRVGERRKSAKVKKNATSAERKDCVHPFWKSMNLNSKKDLFKISVSDLKAHFRSLKDGLAYEVVSEALSFGEANNSWKFWMCCRCNEKFPDPELHMQHVISEHMGSLLPNLQEMLPPSVDNEWTEMLLTFPWKALDVNAAINMVEMQSGSLAASFDDRPYFHPDSWPLAEDIERTKLLEKIHSSFQLLIKHKYLAASHLTKVIQFAVDELHSRLLNCGVDQSPICICFLGATELRKVLKFLQEISHSCGLSRYSEKGNLLEDLNRSTRVIEMTEKIVFNEDRSCLLLEPCLLNSVGSENGLVYDDDSLLSWIFSGPTSGEQLTFWTQSREERVHQGMETLQMLEKEFNHLHALCERKLEHTSYEEALQQVEDLCLEEGKKREYSTESTRQSYEFVLRKRHEDLMVSCDDAMPPVNKFEVDALANVLKEAESLNVNQFGFVNAHLCDLESGEDDYLHQVDSCIEVAIQKQKEQLSIEIQLSKIDARIMRTVTGMQQLESKLSPASVHDFGLIVVPLVKSFLRALLEDLAEKDATEKSDAAREAFLAELALDSKKGAGNDKLKDKKKNRDYRKIKDSKAINNSEVHILAHENAETVDENEDAFNQLKDEAMRRKIELEAEERKLEETLEYQRRIENEAKQKHLAEQLKNNHADNELRSSRQEPLKQNNEGIAEDAVLLFDQKTGRKSRRQKNATKLIDGKQQPVLLEKENVEVGQILLIKGVEDDNRETGTKTLRQLQAEEDDEERFQADLLKAVRQSLEGEGSRVTSIEVFSDKAKAKANANASDVYGTGLKNEAGEYNCFLNVIIQSLWHLRRFREEFLRRSTSAHRHVGDPCVTCALYEIFIALNTASMETRGESVAPTSLRIALSNLYPDSSFFQEAQMNDASEVLGVIFHCLHESFISGDSDIIKQVESNGNVAGGWECANSGCTAHSLFGMDIFEQMNCYNCGLESRRMKYTTFFHQINANALRTMKVMCPESSFDELLNLVEMNHQLACDPEDAGCGKLNYIHHILSTPPHVFTTVLGWQNTCESVEDIKATLATLATEIDISVLYRGLDPMNRHCLVSVVCYYGQHYHCFAYSHDHQQWMMYDDNTVKVIGRWEDVLTMCEKGHLQPQVLFYEAVH is encoded by the exons ATGGGGCATAAGAAGCGGAACGTTGCCACTCGCTCCAAAGCGGGGACAGCTGCTGTTAATACTCCTCCAGCCCCGCCGTCGTTTCCAATCGGTAACGACAGCAGCGATGGTGTTGAGGCTAGTTCACTCTCTACGGAACATAATTTAGGTGTGCATTCGTCGACTGTTCAAATAGTACAACGAAAAACTGATGTTCCTTTAGCGATTGAATCGGATAGTTACTCTACTGTGAAAGTCGAGTGTGAGAAAGCCTTAACTGCACTCAGACGAGGGAACCATAAAAAAGCCCTACGCTTGATGAAGGAGATGTGTGGAAAACATGAGAGTTCGAATCAGTTGGCGCTGATTCACAGGGTGCAAGGAACCATCTGTGTTAAGGTTGCTTCCATTATTGATGATCCCAATGCAAAGCAGCGGCATTTGAAGAATGCAATTGATTCGGCTAAAAAGGCAGTGATGTTGTCACCAAGTTCAATTGAGTTTGCACATTTTTATGCAAATTTGTTGTATGAATCAGCTAATGAAGGGAAGGATTATGAAGAGGTGGTGCAGGAGTGTGAGCGTGCTTTGGCTGTTGAGAATCCTGTAGATCCAGGAAAGGAGAGTTTACAGGATGAGAGCCAGCAGAAGATCTTGTCTGCTGATGCAAGGATTGGGCATGTACAGAATGAACTCCGGTCATTGGTTCAGAAGTCCAACATTGCTTCAATTTCGTCTTGGATGAAGAATCTAGGAAATGGGGAGGAAAAGTTTAGGCTCATTCCTCTTAGGAGAGTTCCGGATGACCCCATGGATGTAAGGTTAGTGCAAGCCAGAAGGCCAAATGAAATTAAGAAAGCAAATAAGACAGACGAAGAACGCAAGAAAGAGATTGAAGTAAAAGTGGCTGCAGCAAGGCTGTTGCAACAGAAGTTAGAGTCATCCCAATCCCAAACTGATGGAGATAAGAGTTCAGAACTTTCTTCTGGATCTAGCCAACGTGTGGGTGAACGGAGGAAGAGTGCGAAGGTGAAAAAGAATGCAACATCTGCTGAGAGAAAGGATTGTGTTCATCCTTTTTGGAAGTCCATGAACTTGAATTCAAAGAAAGACTTGTTCAAGATTAGTGTATCAGATCTTAAGGCCCATTTTAGATCACTAAAAGATGGATTGGCTTATGAAGTCGTTTCGGAAGCTTTGTCCTTCGGGGAAGCTAATAATAGTTGGAAATTTTGGATGTGCTGCAGATGCAATGAGAAATTTCCAGATCCTGAACTGCACATGCAGCATGTTATAAGTGAGCACATGGGTAGCTTATTGCCCAATTTGCAGGAAATGTTGCCTCCAAGTGTAGACAATGAGTGGACTGAAATGCTTCTAACATTCCCTTGGAAAGCACTTGATGTCAATGCTGCGATCAATATGGTCGAAATGCAATCAGGTTCATTAGCTGCTAGCTTTGATGACAGACCATATTTCCATCCTGACAGCTGGCCACTTGCTGAAGACATTGAGCGGACAAAGCTACTTGAAAAAATTCATTCGTCATTCCAGTTGCTTATTAAACATAAATACCTTGCAGCTAGTCATCTTACTAAGGTTATACAGTTTGCAGTGGATGAGCTACATTCTCGGCTCCTTAATTGCGGTGTGGATCAATCACCCATTTGCATATGCTTTCTGGGAGCAACCGAACTTAGGAAAGTGCTCAAATTCTTGCAAGAGATATCTCATTCTTGTGGACTAAGTAGGTATTCAGAGAAAGGTAATCTTCTGGAAGACTTGAATAGGTCCACCCGTGTGATTGAAATGACTGAAAAGATAGTATTCAATGAAGATAGGTCATGTCTCTTGTTAGAGCCGTGTCTTCTTAATAGTGTTGGCTCTGAAAATGGGTTGGTATATGATGATGATTCTTTATTGTCATGGATATTTTCGGGTCCCACAAGTGGGGAACAGTTGACATTCTGGACGCAGTCTAGAGAGGAGAGGGTGCATCAAGGAATGGAGACTCTACAGATGCTTGAAAAGGAATTTAATCATCTTCATGCGTTATGTGAAAGAAAGTTAGAGCATACAAGCTATGAAGAAGCTTTGCAGCAAGTGGAAGATCTCTGTCTAGAAGAAGGTAAGAAAAGGGAATACTCTACAGAATCTACacgacaaagttatgaatttgttTTGAGGAAGCGACATGAAGATCTTATGGTGAGCTGCGATGATGCCATGCCACCTGTCAACAAATTTGAGGTGGATGCCTTggcaaatgttttaaaagaagcTGAATCTTTGAATGTTAACCAGTTTGGGTTTGTGAATGCTCATCTATGTGACTTGGAATCTGGTGAAGATGACTATCTGCATCAAGTGGATTCTTGTATAGAAGTTGCAATCCAGAAGCAGAAAGAACAGTTGTCGATTGAG ATACAGCTCAGCAAAATTGATGCAAGAATCATGCGAACTGTAACTGGAATGCAGCAGTTGGAATCTAAGCTCAGTCCTGCATCTGTCCATGATTTTGGACTCATAGTTGTGCCTCTAGTAAAGTCTTTCTTGCGG GCACTCCTAGAAGATTTGGCAGAGAAAGATGCCACAGAGAAGTCGGATGCTGCAAGAGAAGCTTTTCTAGCAGAACTTGCTCTAGATTCTAAAAAGGGGGCTGGTAATGATAAgctaaaagataaaaaaaagaaCAGGGATTATAGAAAAATAAAGGATTCTAAG GCTATAAACAATAGTGAGGTACATATTTTAGCCCATGAGAATGCAGAAACTGTTGATGAAAATGAAGATGCTTTTAACCAACTGAAAGATGAAGCAATGCGTAGAAAAATTGAGCTTGAAGCTGAGGAAAGAAAGCTTGAAGAAACTTTGGAATACCAAAGACGGATTGAGAATGAGGCAAAACAAAAGCATCTTGCAGAGCAACTTAAAAATAATCATGCAGACAATGAATTAAGATCTTCAAGGCAG GAACCACTGAAACAGAATAATGAAGGGATTGCAGAAGATGCTGTTTTGCTTTTCGATCAGAAAACAGGAAGAAAAAGTAGGCGCCAAAAAAATGCCACCAAATTAATTGATGGGAAGCAGCAACCTGTGTTGTTGGAGAAGGAAAATGTTGAAGTTGGACAAATTCTGCTCATAAAGGGTGTTGAAGATGATAACA GAGAAACTGGAACAAAGACATTGAGGCAGTTGCAAGCAGAAGAGGATGATGAAGAAAGATTCCAAGCTGATCTTTTAAAAGCTGTACGCCAAAGccttg AAGGGGAAGGCTCTCGTGTTACATCTATAGAAGTATTCTCTGACAAGGCAAAGGCAAAGGCAAATGCAAATGCAAGCGATGTATATGGTACAGGCCTGAAGAATGAAGCTGGTGAATACAACTGCTTTTTAAATGTCATTATTCAG TCGTTATGGCATTTGAGAAGGTTCAGGGAAGAGTTTTTGAGGAGGTCCACATCAGCTCATCGCCATGTTGGCGATCCATGTGTGACTTGTGCTTTGTATGAGATTTTTATAGCTTTGAATACGGCTTCAATGGAGACAAGAGGTGAATCTGTTGCTCCTACTTCTCTGAGGATTGCTCTGAGCAATTTGTATCCAGACAGTAGTTTCTTTCAGGAG GCTCAAATGAACGATGCTTCTGAAGTATTGGGAGTGATATTTCATTGCCTTCACGAGTCATTTATATCTGGTGATTCTGATATTATTAAACAAGTGGAAAGCAATGGCAATGTGGCAGGTGGTTGGGAATGTGCAAACAGTGGGTGTACAGCACATTCTCTTTTTGGAATGGACATTTTTGAACAGATGAATTGCTACAATTGTGGGTTGGAATCTAGACGTATGAAATACACCACTTTCTTTCACCAAATCAATGCCAATGCCCTCAGGACTATGAAG GTTATGTGTCCAGAGAGCTCATTTGATGAGCTGTTAAACCTTGTTGAGATGAATCATCAGTTAGCTTGTGATCCTGAGGATGCTGGATGTGGGAAGCTTAACtatattcatcatattctttctaCTCCACCTCATGTTTTCACAACAG TGCTTGGATGGCAGAATACTTGTGAAAGTGTTGAAGATATAAAGGCCACATTGGCAACCCTAGCTACTGAAATTGATATCAGTGTTCTTTATCGTGGCCTTGATCCCATGAACAGGCATTGTCTAGTTTCAGTG GTGTGTTATTACGGGCAGCACTACCATTGCTTTGCCTACAGTCACGATCATCAACAGTGGATGATGTATGATGACAACACAGTCaag GTGATTGGAAGGTGGGAAGATGTCCTTACAATGTGTGAAAAAGGACATCTGCAACCCCAGGTTCTTTTCTATGAAGCTGTACACTAA